A part of Solea solea chromosome 8, fSolSol10.1, whole genome shotgun sequence genomic DNA contains:
- the tcima gene encoding transcriptional and immune response regulator a, giving the protein MSTYASSESRRVSPSVHGNKFDTAHRKKAVANIFENVNQDSLMKLFQKTGDMKAEERVRSIYSYTQDPEETSRALMALKQRKKDKFLQIAGMVRQLLNLR; this is encoded by the coding sequence ATGTCGACCTACGCTTCCTCTGAAAGCCGCCGGGTCAGCCCGTCTGTCCACGGCAACAAGTTCGACACGGCGCACCGCAAGAAAGCCGTGGCCAACATCTTCGAGAACGTCAACCAGGACTCGCTGATGAAGCTCTTCCAGAAAACCGGTGACATGAAGGCGGAAGAGAGAGTCCGGAGCATCTACTCCTACACGCAGGACCCGGAGGAGACGTCCCGGGCTCTCATGGCTCTGAAACAGCGCAAGAAGGACAAGTTCCTCCAGATCGCTGGCATGGTGCGTCAGCTGCTCAACCTGCGgtga